CGATGACCGACCACCTCGGCGGCCTGGAGCCGATCGGCATCCTGCTCGAGGGCCGCGGCAAGACCGCGCCCGAGCTGGCCAAGGCGGTGTTCGCCGGCTTCGAGTACGCGGACCTGGCGTCGTCCGAGCTGCGCTTCGGCTGCACCTGCAGCGAGGTGCGGGTGATGACGAGCATCCTGACCCTGCCCGACGGCGAGGTCGAGTCGATGCTGGGCGGCGATCCGCTCGAGGTGCGCTGCGACGCCTGCGGCCGGCAGTACCGGATCACGCCCGACGCGCTGCGCGGCTTCCGCGATCAGGCCGCCCGGGCGTGAGGCGCGCGGCGCTGGCGGCGCTGGTGGGGCTGGCGGCGCTGGCCGCCCCCGCCGCCGCGCACCAGGCCTCGGTCACCTACTCGACCGCCACCGTCGACGGCGCCGCGGTCGACTACCGGATCCAGATCGCCGCGGCCGATCTGGCCGAGCCGGCCGGCCTCGACCCGACGGCGCCGATCCGCGTGGCCGAGCTCGACCCCGCGGCGTGGCGGACGATCGCCGGGTACGTCACCGCGCGGATCGGGATCGCCAGCGACGCGGGCCCGTGCGCCGCCGGGCCCGCCACCGCCCGCGCCGACGGCAGCGACGCGCTGATCACGTGGCGCGCCACCTGCGCGCGCCCGCTGGCCACGCTGGCGATCACCTACGACCTGTTCTTCGACCTCGACCCCGGCCACGACGCCGCGCTGCGGGTGATCGTCCCCGGTCAGGCGCCGGCCGACACCATCCTGGTGGTCGACGCCAACCGCTTCGTCTGGGATCTCGCCGAGCCGCCGCCGTCGGGCGCGCTGGCGTTCGTCCGCGCCGGCGTGCACCACGTCGCGACCGGCCTCGATCACGTCGCGTTCGTGCTGGCGCTCTTGATCGCGGTGGTGATCGTCGGCGCCGGCGGTGGCTGGGAGCGGCGCGCGCTGGTCGCGGCGCTGCGCGCGCACCGCGGTGCTGGTGTCGGCGTTCACGATCGCGCACTCGCTGACGCTGATCGCCGCGGCGCTCGGCTGGGTGTCGCTGCCGGCGCAGCTGGTGGAGTGCGCGATCGCGGCGTCGATCGTATGGACGGCCGCGGCGTCGGCGATCCGCCCGGGCGCGCGCGGCGGCTGGGCGGTCGCGTTCGGCTTCGGGCTGATGCACGGCCTCGGCTTCGCGCGCATGCTCACGCCGCTCCTGCCGCCCGGCGACGTGATCGTGCCGCTGCTGTGCTTCAACGTCGGCGTCGAGCTGGCCCAGCTGACGATCGTGGCGGTCGCGTTGCCGGTGACCTGGGCGCTGGCCCGCGCGATCGGCGCCCCGGCCTACCGCCGCTACGCGCGCTGCCGGCGTTCGCCGCGGTGCTCGGCGCGCTGGGCCTGGTGTGGCTCGTCGAGCGGCTGTGCGCGGTGACGCTGCTCGGCCTGTAGCCATCGCCGCGCTGGCGCTCGCCACCGCCGCCGCGCTACCGTCGCGCCATGGCTCGTGCCCGTCGCACCCAGTTCGCCACGCCGCTGGTGATGGTCGTCGCCAGCGCCTGCGGCAGCAGCAAGGCGCCCGATCCCAAGCCCGAGCCGCAGCCGACGGACACGCGACCCCGCTGGACGCTCACGCGCCAAGGTGATCGCTGCA
This is a stretch of genomic DNA from Myxococcales bacterium. It encodes these proteins:
- a CDS encoding Hsp33 family molecular chaperone HslO, with product MTDHLGGLEPIGILLEGRGKTAPELAKAVFAGFEYADLASSELRFGCTCSEVRVMTSILTLPDGEVESMLGGDPLEVRCDACGRQYRITPDALRGFRDQAARA
- a CDS encoding HupE/UreJ family protein, giving the protein MAGSGARWSRRCARTAVLVSAFTIAHSLTLIAAALGWVSLPAQLVECAIAASIVWTAAASAIRPGARGGWAVAFGFGLMHGLGFARMLTPLLPPGDVIVPLLCFNVGVELAQLTIVAVALPVTWALARAIGAPAYRRYARCRRSPRCSARWAWCGSSSGCAR